GTTCAGATCTCAGGTAATATTTGTTTCTAAAACTTCTTTTCTGGTAGTTCTCATGGTATTCTATCCTGATTTGATCATCAGACGCCAGGAGAAAAACAATGGCGGGTGGAAATATCTGAGATTCTATACAAATCATAGCGAGGGTACAAAAGTAAGAATTTCCCGGACAAGTCAGTTTGTGAATGACGTATGCAGGAATGATTTTAGATTTGCATATGATTGTATTCGCTGATGGATTCTATTTTGCATAATTACCTTTCCTCCCGCAATCGATTGACTTCATTGACAGATGGAATCCCATCGAAGGAGCTGAAGATGATCGTGGTGATTCCTGCTTATCAGGAGAAAGGCTTGTTTCAGGCCTTGGATTCTTTAAGAGAAGCAAAGAAAATTTCTGGTAATGTCGAAGTGATGCCCATCATTAATCACCCGGAAAATGCAAAATCGGAGCTCAAGCTTTTCCATGAAAAACAATACGCTCAGTTGCAAAAATATGCCAAAGAACACTCTGATGACGATTTCAAAGTTTTGGCAATTTCTCCAATTGAATTTTCTTTAAAGACGGCTGGAGTTGGAATGGCAAGACAAGCCGGAATGGATGAAGCGGTGAGAAGATTTTTAAAAATAAATAAACCAGATGGTATCATCATCAACTTTGATGCGGATTGTACTTGTCATCCGGATTATTTCATAGAATTGGATGGGTATTTTGATGATGAAAATAGTAAACCCTGCGTTGGGATTGGTTTTGAGCATCCATTGGATGGCCTTGATGCCATACTGAAAAAAGGAATTGTCGATTATGAATTGCATCTGCGATACTATGTGCAAGCTCAGAGGTCGATCGGGTATCCTTTTGCGTTTCACACACTAGGTTCTTGTTTTGCGGTCAGAGCGAATTCTTATTGCGAGCAGGGTGGAATGAATCAAAGAAAGGCGGGTGAGGATTTTTATTTTATGCATAAATATTCAATTCATCAACAATTGGGAGAAATTTCAAAGCCACTTGTTTTTCCATCGGCAAGGACTTCTGAGAGGGTGCCTTTTGGTACGGGAAAGGCCATGTTGGATTTTCAGCGTTCAGAAATACAAAGAAGCTATTCGCTAAAGGCTATTCAGGCTTTCGGTGTATTGTTTAATGAAGCAGATTTGTATTTGAAAAATTCTGAAAGCCAGATGGAAAATTTTTGGATGAAAAGAATGCCCCAAGCATGGACCTGCCTTAAAAAACAAGGGCTGCTCAAAGAAATTGCGCAGTTAAAAGCAAATACCTCGGATTTTAATGTACTCGTCAATCGATTCAGGAAATGGATGAATCCTTTCAGACTTATGAAATTTTTACATGACATGCGTGATTCAGCTTATCCCGATGGCGAGGTAGGAGATTGCGCCATGGAGTTACTGGCTTTAAAAGGAATAAATTTAGAAGGAACTGTAAATCATGAGGAATTACTCCGCATTTACAGACAATTGGATTATGACATTCATTGAATTTTGAATAGTTGCAGATTATTAAACAGAGCTATTTGTAACTGTGGACGCGAGTTTGTTTGAAAGATTTGCGACATCACGCCAAGTTCCAATCGGATAAAATGATTGATTCCATACCCAACGGCTGCATAGAGTCGATTCCGATCGTATAATTTACCGTTCCCATGGATAAAAAGTTCATTAAATGCGGAGATGTAAACCGATTTTTGGGTAATGTTTGGCGTATTCAGAGGGATCTGCAACCAAAACAAATACCGGAATCTTGTTCTGAATTCTTCTTCCAGAAATCTCTGTTCAAAACGGTAGCGGTGGGTGATAAAAAATCTACCAAAATTTTGGCGCGTAACAAATTGTTGAAACAATCTGTGCTCCTGAGTTTGAATTCGCTCGTCAGTGCCATTTAAGTAGGGTTTTGATTGGATGAAAGCATAGCCCATCAGAAGCTGATTGTTTTGGGGAGTTAGGTTATAGCCTATGCCTGTGCGCACCAGAAATTGTTCAAGATCTCCGATAAAATTGTAATTTCTGTATTGTACTTCATTCAGCCAATTCCAATTTTTTGAAAACCCATTGTTGCCGACATATTGAAACCAGTTGCCCAAATAGGTTTGCTGCCCAGAGAGCAAACTTACCCAGGATATTGAAATAGATAGAACAAGGAGTTTTGACATAATCAATTTTAATTTTTGGCTCATTGGGGTAGCATCAAATCTGAATCAGCAGAATTAATATTCCAACCTCAATTCTTTGCGGAAAACTGAATCTTTGTTTTGATTTAAATTCCAATAATCTTTTTTGGTTCTTTGTTTTAAAACTGCGGTTGTAGTTAATTCTTCCTTGCCATCCAGATAGCTCTCTTTCCAACCAATGATTGGATAAGGAGCTGAATTCGTAAACTGAATTTCAAGAGTTCGTTTAAAGTCGGGAAATTTGATGGTATAGATTCCAACACCGATGTCATTTTTTTGCAGGGAGCACAAAGCGGTGACGGCTTCTGATTTGTGATGCTTGAGTCTGGTATAGAAAACGCCCGGGATCATTTTTATTTCACCCAGGGGCAAACCATCCGGATGAATTCGGATTAAGTTCCAGATTCCATCTTCCGTCCAGATGACGGGCTGTTTGATTTCCTGATCTGCCTCAGATTCGAAATAGGAAAACGATCTAATCAAATAATGATCGGATTTTTGATTGAATTGGGTAAATATTTGTCCACACCATTCTGAGACGGTTCCAGCGATTTTAAGGGGATAAAGTGATTCTGCATGATTGATAGGGCTGAATACACTCAACATTAAAGAATACGGGTATATTCCTGTATGAAAACGTTTGGTCATGTTGAGTTTTAAAATTTTAATTTGATCTTTGTTATTGTCTGAAGATTGATCCAATTTAACTTGTTTTTTTCTGGAAAAATCTTCGCTCACAAAAATCATCATTGCTTCCCCCCTTCTTATTTCTCCATATCGGGCTTGCAACAACTGAAAACTGTTTAATTCGGCTTTACCATCAAACCAATACTGATCCATTGGTGTATTGTTCTTTGACAAATCATTGGTTGAAGAGAAGCTGGTTTCATTTATTTTGGAAGAGTTCAGTATGCAGGATTGTAAGAAAATTGCAAGCCATGCAAAATGAAAAACTTTAATCCACATTTGAAAAGAATTATTGGAAATAAAACAAGGATCAGGCTATTAGGTTTACACCATGTCCGTATCTGTCAGCAGATCAGGTCGTCGTTCTTTGGTTCTTTTAATAGACTCCTCAAAACGCCATTCTGCAATTTTAGCCTCGTGGCCACTTAATAAAACATCAGGAACTTTTAATCCCTTGAATTCTGCGGGTCTGGTGTAAACGGGAGGAGCCAGCAGTTGGTCCTGAAATGAATCTGTAAGTGCCGATGTTTCATCGTTCAATACGCCGGGAATTAATCTACCTATGCTGTCCACCAATACCGCTGCAGCCAGTTCCCCGCCACTTAATACATAGTCCCCAATAGAAATTTCCTGTGTGACATAGAGATCTCTGATTCTTTGATCAATGCCTTTATAATGGCCGCAGATCAAAAGAAGATTTTCTTTCAGGCTTAGTTGATTGGCTATTTTTTGATGGAGTGTGGTGCCATCGGGAGTCAGATAGATGACCTCATCATAAGAAGTCACGGACGTTAAGGATTCAATGCAATTTGCGAGGGGCTCTGCCATCAAAACCATTCCGGCACCTCCGCCAAAAGCATAATCATCCACCTGTTTGTAATTGCCGCTTCCAAAAACCCTCAGATCAATCAGATTTACTTCCAGGAGATTTTTTTCTCTGGATCTTTTCAAAATGGAATGTGAAAACGGGCTGTGTAAAAGCTCCGGAACGACAGAAATAATATCAATGCGCATGGCCTGAGGACAATGAATGATCGTCCTGATTTTAAAAACTCTACCTTATTCTATGCCCAGCAACTCTACTTCAAAAATCAAAGCCGAATAAGGTTTGATATCACCGCCGGCTCCTTTTTCTCCATAGGCGAGTTGGTAAGGTATGAACAACCTAAATTTTGAACCAACCGGCATCAACTGCAATGCTTCGGTCCAACCTTTGATTACATTGCTGAGTGGAAATGAAATGGGCTCACCCCGATCTACCGAACTATCAAACACCTTTCCATTGATCAATGTGCCGTGATAATGCGTTTTTACTTTATCATTCGCCGTGGGTTTTGGGCCTGTACCCATGGTGAGCACTTCATATTGAAGGCCGCTGGCGGTTGTAATGATTCCCGGTTTCTTGGCATTTACTTCCAGAAATTTTTCACCTTCCATTTTATTGCCTTCATGTTGTTTTTCCTGAAGTTTTGAAATGGTTTTAGAATAAAATTCCGAAGCATCTTTCATATTGATTTTGGGATCTTTTCCGGCCAACATTGTTTCAAGCGCTTCTGTCAAATCTGAAGATGAAATTTTTTCAATGCCTTGTTGTTTCAGTGAATTGCCAAACAACACCCCAAGGCTGTAACTAAATGTATCCATTTTTATCGTTTTGTTTTGGGCAGAAACTGCTTGAATAAAAAGCATACTGCAAATAATAATCCATAAATTTTTTGAGAAATTAATCATGATGCGTTCTTTTTGAGTTGTGCGTAATTTTTATAAAAAAGAGGAATGGTTTCAATTCCCTTGTAATAATTTTCGAGACCAAAGTGTTCATTTGGGGAGTGAATGTTGTCAGAATCCAATCCAAATCCCATTAACACCGTTTTTAATCCGAGGACTTTTTCGAAAAGAGCAATAATTGGAATGCTTCCACCACCACGGGTAGGAATTGGTTTTATTCCAAAACTCTCTTCAAGGGCCATTGCCGCAGCTTTATAAGCTTCGCTGTCAGTTGGCGTAACGACCGGCTCACCACCGTGATGCTCTGTTACCTTAACCTTTACAGACTTTGGAGCGATGGCAACAAAATGTTTTTCAAAGAGTCTTGCAATTTTGGAAGAATTTTGATTGGGAACCAACCGCATTGAAATCTTGGCAAAAGCTTTGGATGGCAGGACCGTCTTGGCTCCTTCACCAGTATATCCACCCCAAATACCATTGAGCTCGAGGGTAGGTCTGATTCCGGTTCGTTCGAGGGTGGTATAGCCTTTTTCTCCCCAAACCTCTTCTACATTCAAGTCTTTCTTGTAGTCCTCCAGATTGAAAGGGGCTTTGTTAAGATCCTTTCTTTCCTCAACACTCAAATCCATCACATCTTCATAAAATCCAGGGATGGTGATGTGATTGTTTTCATCGTGCATGGATGCGATCATTTTTGCCAGGATGGTGATTGGATTGGCCACAGCGCCTCCATAGACTCCTGAATGCAAATCTCTGTTGGGTCCTGTGACCTCCACTTCCATATATGCGAGACCTCTCAATCCAGTTTCCAGGGAAGGAGTCTCCAATGAAATCATGGAGGTGTCGCTCACCAGGACGATGTCGGCTTTTAATTTTTCCTTGTTGGCTTCCAGAAATGCTCCCAGATTGGCTGAACCTACCTCTTCTTCACCTTCGATGAGAAATTTGACATTGCATGGCAGCTTGTTTGTTTGAATCATTGTCTCCAGTGCTTTCACATGCATATACATCTGACCTTTGTCATCGCAGGCGCCTCTTGCATAAATTTTTCCATCTTTTACTACCGGCTCAAAGGGACCACTGGTCCAAAGATCAAGTGGGTCAGGAGGTTGAACATCATAGTGTCCATAGGTGAGGACTGTTGGAAGTTTTGGATCTACTATTTTTTGCCCAAACACAATGGGATGTCCGCCTGTGGGACAAATTTCAGCGCTGTCACAACCTGCTGCCAAAAGAGAGGCTCTTACTGCTTCTGCACAATTGGCGGTGTCTTGCTGATGTCTGGAATCTGCGCTCACAGATGGAATTCTCAATAACTCAAGCAGTTCATCCAAAAACTTTTGCTTGTTTTTTTCAATATATGGGTTCATGATGGTTGATCTTTTTGCTTTTTAAGGAATAACAACAATATGATGGACACCTAATAATAAAATTAAACCATGAATGGTTCTGGTGTAATTCATAATTCTTTGAAATCCGGAGTAATATTCATTTGATAGAACATAAAACTCAGCAAGTCAGCGGCTTCATCGATTCTTTTGGAGGTGGGCTTGCCTGCACCATGGCCCGCTGAAATGTCTACCCTAATCAGAATCGGTACCTGACCTTTTTGTGCCTTTTGGAGGGTTGCGGCAAACTTGAAGGAATGTGCGGGTACTACTCTGTCATCGTGATCAGCAGTGGTGATCATTGTTGCAGGATATTCAGATTCTTTACAATTGTGGAGGGGTGAATATTTGAAAAGATAATCAAATTCGTCCTTTGCATCACTCGTGCCATAATCTACAGCCCAAGCCCACCCTATGGTGAATTTGTGATAACGCAGCATGTCCAATACACCTACCCCGGGGAATGCGACCTTGCACATGTCCGGTTTTTGGGTAATGCACGCTCCTACCAACAAACCACCGTTCGACCTTCCTTCGATGGCCAATTTCTCTCTTGATGTAAATTTTTCCTGAACCAGAAAATCAGCGGCAGCCATAAAATCATCAAAAACATTTTGTTTTTTTTCTTTGGTGCCGGCCAAATGCCAGTCTTTGCCAAATTCTCCGCCCCCTCGGATATTCGCTACTGCCAGTATTCCCCCATGTTCGAGTAAAGGCATTTTCAGGGGATTAAAAGAAGGGGTCAAAGGAATATTAAATCCTCCATAGCCGTACAACAAGGTAGGTGCCTGACCATTTTTCCGGATCCCTTTTTTATATGTCAAAAACAAAGGTACCCTGGTGCCATCTTTGCTATGAAACCAATGCTGTTCTGTTGTATAGTCGTCCGGATTGTGCATAGTCTTTGGAATAAAGTGGGGTTTTACTTCGTAGCTATCCAGGTCAACTTGATAGATGCTGTTGGGTCTCTTAAATGAGCTAAAACTAAAAAATGCAAGGGCTTCATTTTCCTTACCGGAAAAACTTGCGACCGTGCCAATTTCCGGAAGCTGTAATTCTTGCAAGAAATTTCCATTTAAATCAAATATTCTGATCAGACTCGAAGCGTTTCTCATATAGCTTACGACCAGTTTTTGATGATATAATTCAACATTATTTAGTACATCGGAAGATTCTGGGATCACCACCTTCCATTGTTTTTGATCTGGTTGATTGATATTAAAAGATATTAACTTCCATCTGGCAGCATCTGCGTTGGTCAAAACATACAATTGATCATTTGCGTTACCAATTATTCTGTAATCATCGTCCAGGGTATTTACAATTCTGATCCATTCAGAGCTTGGATTTCGCAGATCTTTAACCATAAGTGCATTGCCGCTGGTGGATTCAGAAATGTTGAGACACAAAAATCTTTGGTCTTCGGTGATATTCGCGTATATATTTCTTTGCGGGTGATCTCTATCCTCATAAATCAATTGATCATAACTTTGATCTGTCCCCATTTTGTGATACCAAACCGAATGAAATTCATTTTTCTCCGATAGAGAAGAGCCATCGGGTTGAGGATATCTGCTGTAATAAAAACCTCCAAGGTCCCAGCTGATGCTGCTAAACTTTACCCAATGGATGGTATCTTTCATCAAACTTTTTGTCGCCAAATCCAGAACCAGAATTTTGTTCCAATCTGAGCCGCCTGCGGACACCTGAAAAGCCAAATATTTTTCATCCTTAGAAACTGACAAGCCACTGATAGAGGTGGTACCTTCTTTGGAAAAAGTATTGGGATCAATCACCAACTCATGCTCAGAATCCAATTGGCTGCTTCGATAGAAAACATCCTGATTTTGAAGACCATTGTTTTTAAAAAAGTAGTAATGATTTTTTTCCTTTACCGGTGTAGATGACTTTTCATAATTCATCCAAAGGACCATTCGGTCTTTAAGTTTTTGACGAAATGGAATTTGGTCTAAATAGTTAAAAGTAAGTTGATTTTGCAGTCTAACCCATTCCGCAGTTTGTTCACTCCGGTCATCCTCGAGCCATCTGAAAGGGTCTGAAACAGATTGGCCGTGATATTGGTCAATCACGGTATCCATTTTGGTATCGGGATAAGAGACGGGGATGTCTTTTTGTGCATTTTTACAGCTCATCTCCATTCCGCAAAGAAACAAAACTATGGGTATAATTGGATAAACAGAGTTCATTTTAATTAAAATTGGGTTTAAAAGTACAATGATTTCAGCTATTTATCGAATTTGTTGGTTATTTTGATCCTTCGGATTAAATTTGTGGTTCAATGATGACAATCTTAAAGGTCTACAGGGTTTCATATCTTTTTTCTTTATGTCTTGTTCTGTTTTTGTCGGTTCCAAATTTTGTTTATTCTCAGGATTCGTCCAATTTAGATAGAGCGGTTGCAAAGATCTTGCGATCCATTCATGCACTTAAAATGGAATTGGAAAGCATCAGAGATCAAATATCCTATTTGGAGACAGAAAAGGAGGAATACACAAAAAAATCGGACGTAAGAAGAATGGGTGAACTGATTCAGAACAAGGGGCAAGAAATTGCGGTAAAAGAATACAAACTTCAGCTGTTTGAGATTTTATTGTCCAAAGCCAGACGATTGGAGTATTCTCCCAAAGCTGAACAGCAAAATTTGCTGAATGGTCTGGAAAAAGAATGGATGGAGCTCGATCGAAGGAGAATAGGATTTTCCGAAGCGAGAAATTCAAAAATAAATGTGCGAATGACTTCAGAAATTTTTCCAGCGACCAGCATTTACCATTGTGAATTGAATCATCGGCCAGATCAGAATCTCATCTATACCAATCACCAATATTTATTTTGTTATACCCCTGCTTCGATTGAAACTCATTTGACAGAAACTGAACTTGCAATTGCTGAAATAGCGATGTTAAAAAATCAAAAGAACGTTTATTTGGATTTTCGTTTAAGCTTTTCGACCAGTATGGCAGCCAAAATTTATGGATTATTTGAAGCAAATAATCCGGTTAAACTCAGTTTTTCTGACGCAAGTTTTATTTACCTGTATGCCGCCCATTCTACCGCTGGAGAAATCAATCCTGTTGAGAATCAATGTATTTATCATTTTCAATTTTTATTGGATGATTTTCGTATAAATGAACTCCAGAATAAATTGGCGGATCAAATGACCATCATTTGGGAAAAGGGAAAGGAAGTATTTGAAATCCATCAAATGGATCTATTTCAAAATCAAATAAAATGTCTGAAGCAATAGACCTTACCAAACTGGGTTTGCATTTACCGACTGATCCAAGATGGGTGGATCTCACACAATTTTCTCTGGAAGATATATTGACAGATCATGCCTATTGTGAGCAGAAAGCAGCAAGTGCTTGCATTGGATTGATCCAACAATATCCGGATTACGAAGAAATTGTCCATCAAGTAGCACCGGTGGTTACCGAAGAATGGGGGCATTTCAGACAGGTTGTAGCAGAATTACATAAGAGGGGATTAAAATTGGGATTTCAGAGAAAGGATGAATACGTCGCAGAGCTCATGAAATTTCAGAGAAAGGGTGGCAGTAAGCAAGATCGATTGTTGGATCAGTTGTTGACTTGCGCTTTGATTGAAGCGCGGAGTTGTGAGCGTTTCAGATTACTTTCTTTGTACTTAAAAGAAGAAGATCTAAAAAAGTTTTACAAAGGGTTTATGATCTCTGAAGCAGGTCACTACAAGATGTTTATTGGTTTGGCTGAAACCTATTTTCCAAAAGGCCAGGTCCGGTCTCGTTGGAAAGAATATTTAAAATACGAAGCTGTTATTGTGCAAAAATTAAAACCGAGAGGTGACAGGATGCACTAAATTGTTTTTGAATGTATTTGTGATTTTGTAATATGCAAAAATCTCCTCAACAGGAATATGGCTGAAATGCTGAGACAAATCACAAATCCGCTCCAAACTCCGACAGCCTTTAGCTCAAACAAAGTGGCTAATAGATATCCGGAAGGAATTCCAATGACCCAATAAGAAATGGTAGTAATCAGTGTTGGTATTCGCACGTCCTGCAATCCCCTTAATATTCCAATTCCAATGGCCTGAACCGCATCAGAGATTTGAAATGCTGCTGCCAGCAGCATGAGCTGAGCGGCGATCTGAAGCACCTCTTGTTCCCGGGTAAATAAATGAGGAATCCATTGGTGCAATGCTGCAAGAACCAGGGCTGCAACGATGGAATAGCACAGACCGAGTTTTAGGACCAGCATGCCATTGTATCTAATTACAGAATTCTCGTTTTGACGGTAATGGCTGCCTATAAAAATAGAACCTGCAGAAGACAATCCGAGTGAAATCATATATGTTGCGGTGGCTACAGAAATGGCAATCTGATGAGCCGCCATTTGCACAGCACCAAACCAGCCAATCATAATGGCCAACAGAGAAAAGGCAGCTACCTCACTGAAAGATTGCCAGGAAGAAGGAATCCCGAGTTTGAGAAACTTATACATTGAGGAACGATTGATATCGAATTTGAAAAGTTGATAAACTTTGAATTTAGGAGTATAGATCAAATGGATCAAAAGACCGGCAAAAATTAAAAACCTGGTGATAAAAGTAGCTAGTCCGCTCCCTTCCAATCCCATCTTTGGGAAACCCCATTTGCCAAAGACAAGTGCGATATTGAGGATGGTATTGATTGCAATTGATAGAAGGGCGATTGTCATAGGAATTCTGACCATGCCAAGTCCATCGTAAAACTGTTTTAAAATAAAGAAACCCATCATTGGCATGAGTGACCAGCACATCCAAAAGAAAAAGGGCTTTCCAATGTCAACTATTTCCTTTTCCTGACCCAGGCGATACAGTAAAAATTCAAAGTAAAATAAGAAAGCCACGACCAATCCTGTAAGAGTCAGTACGGACAATCCAGCGCTCTGCAATACCTGTCTGCCTTTTAACAATTGATTTCTACTTGCGAGATCTGCCATCATGGGAGCGAGTGCTACAGAAAGACCCATACAGCTCACCATTGGCAAACTGAGTACACTGTTGATCAAGCCAGATGCGGCCAATTCACGATAACCGAGTTGGCCTACGATCATAGAATCAATCAGATTCAATAAAATCTGAGACAAATTACCGATGATGATGGGCCAGGCAAGTTGTAGAACAGGTCTAATTTCAGAATATGAAAAAACAGACATCCAGGTAAAATTAATTCTGCATATATCGCTCAAAAGTATCATTTGTAAATGAAGCAGAACTAATTTTTTAGACATTGAATAATTTTGATCTGAGGATTCATTCCAACAATAGACCTCTATTTAGTTTTTTGGCATGGTTTTTTCAGATTCTTGGGATGCAGGGCGCCAATGACATCGGAGCTGCGTTCTGAATGAATGAACTGTCCTGGTAGTACATTCCTCATGTACTTAATTGTGGTTAGAAATCGCATATTGGTTAATCATTATATTGATTGCTGATATATTATTTTATTTTTAGGGGTATGCATATATCATTCCTTCATTGATGAAGGTCTAAGTATTCCATTAAAAAATATTTGTTTAAATATTTGAAGGCCTGATCAGATTGCGTCATCATTGCACTGTAATCAGAAGCCGATGTCATGTTTGATGCAATGATTTGTATTTAAGCATTTCATTCTTTTATAAAGTCATTCCTTACATCATTTCATTTGCTTTCGATTATTTTCAATTTGAGCTCAGCCATGGGACTTTCAAAACTCAAACCCAGGTCAGAGGAATTGAAAAAATAACCAATTACGTAGGAGGTATTGGACCTCCAAGACTCGCAGTCTTCATACAATAACCAGTTTTCTCAAACTCACAAAACTCATTTTCTCAACTTGATCTTCACAAAGGTCCTGGGGAGAAAATGCATTTGGTCGAAGCAAAAATTTTGTGATGTTTTTTTTATTAAATCAAATTTCTAATTGTATGAACGAACTTAGCTTACTGAACTATGTGAGACTTAGACGAAGTCTTATGATGCTGTTCTTAAGCGTGATCGCCGTGGTGAGTTACGGTGGGATCGTTTTTGAAGGCAGCCCAGGAACAAATGCACCTCCCAATACCTTGGGTGGTTTGGCGGTATTTCGATTTCCTTCTGATCCGAGAGGAATATTCGTTGATGTGACTTCTGTCACAGCAAGTGAAACCTGCCCATTGAACATCGGATTTAATCCAGCATTGGAGCACAGGAGAGTGCCGTCAAGTTGGGGTACCTGGAGCCATGGATACACGGGTGATGTGTATGCCTTGTTAACAGGTATGAATTCTGTAACCATTACTTTGCCTGCAGGTACCAGAGCCTTTTATCTCTACGCGGAAGGAAATGCGTTTACTTTTGCAAACATTACAGCAAATGCAAACGATGGAACCACTTCAGGCCCTATTCCTGTATCCGGTTTTTTTGGAGCAACTTATTTTGGTTTTTATACTACCAGCAGCAGCTGTTTATTGACGACCATTCAGATCAATGTGGATCCAAATGCACAGGGATTTGCCATCGGTGAATTCGGCATCAATGTAGATGTCAACAACGGTGCATTGGCTTGCAACAACAACATTCAGATTTCATTGGATCAAAATTGTCGTGCGACCATTTATCCTGACATGGTTCTGGAAGGTGGTGGTAACGTGAGCTGTCCCGGAGATTACAACGTGATAGCCCGCGATTGGAATACCAATCAGATCATTGATTTGGATCAGAATGCCCATTATCCACAAATTGGAGCTGCGCAAATAGGCCGTAAGTTGAAAGTGACTGTGATCGATCCTTTCACCGGCAATAGTTGTTGGGGTACAGCAATTGTAGAAGACAAACTAGCTCCTATTCTGACTTGTCCAAGGGATTTGGAAATTTCCTGTACTGAGTCCATTGCACCTTCATTTACCGGAACACCGGGTGTGGTGGAAGCATGTGGACCATATACATTGACCTACAAGGATGTGGTCAGTTTGGGTGGATGTAATTTTGGATATGACAAAATTATCACGCGTACATGGACAGCAGAGGATGCTTATGGCAACAAGAGCTATTGTATTCAGACCATCGTAGTTTTATTGGGCGATTTGGATGATATTGACCCACCATTTGATTATACAGGCTTACCATTGCCCAACAATCTTCCTGCCTTAAACTGCGATGAGAAAATCGACAGAAACTTTAATCTGGCAGGTCATTTAAGACCATCACCAGAATGCGTAGATGATTATTTATTGGATCAGTCTTACTTTATTGGAACCGGTATCAGAAGACCGAGGACACTTGGTTGGAATTGTATCGAGACGGGTGTCTATGCAGGTCACCCCAATCCACAAAGTATATACTATCCGGCTCATTCCACTTGTTGGGGAGACAACTCCATTGTAATGTGGCACGGAACCGGTCAACCATCCGCTTCTGGTTGCAACAATATTGCCATTACCTTCAGGGATTTGCGAATTGATATTGCAAAACCAGGTTGTGATGCCGGACCTGTTGGATGTTACAAATTATTAAGAACCTGGACCATGTTGGATTGGTGTACCGGAGATGTGCGCGAGCACAACCAGATCATCAAAGTGGTGGATGCAGAAGGTCCAGAAATATTATATCCCGATCACCTCGAAGTCAGCACCGACCCTTGGA
This window of the Saprospiraceae bacterium genome carries:
- a CDS encoding glycosyltransferase family 2 protein codes for the protein MDSILHNYLSSRNRLTSLTDGIPSKELKMIVVIPAYQEKGLFQALDSLREAKKISGNVEVMPIINHPENAKSELKLFHEKQYAQLQKYAKEHSDDDFKVLAISPIEFSLKTAGVGMARQAGMDEAVRRFLKINKPDGIIINFDADCTCHPDYFIELDGYFDDENSKPCVGIGFEHPLDGLDAILKKGIVDYELHLRYYVQAQRSIGYPFAFHTLGSCFAVRANSYCEQGGMNQRKAGEDFYFMHKYSIHQQLGEISKPLVFPSARTSERVPFGTGKAMLDFQRSEIQRSYSLKAIQAFGVLFNEADLYLKNSESQMENFWMKRMPQAWTCLKKQGLLKEIAQLKANTSDFNVLVNRFRKWMNPFRLMKFLHDMRDSAYPDGEVGDCAMELLALKGINLEGTVNHEELLRIYRQLDYDIH
- a CDS encoding dipeptidase gives rise to the protein MNPYIEKNKQKFLDELLELLRIPSVSADSRHQQDTANCAEAVRASLLAAGCDSAEICPTGGHPIVFGQKIVDPKLPTVLTYGHYDVQPPDPLDLWTSGPFEPVVKDGKIYARGACDDKGQMYMHVKALETMIQTNKLPCNVKFLIEGEEEVGSANLGAFLEANKEKLKADIVLVSDTSMISLETPSLETGLRGLAYMEVEVTGPNRDLHSGVYGGAVANPITILAKMIASMHDENNHITIPGFYEDVMDLSVEERKDLNKAPFNLEDYKKDLNVEEVWGEKGYTTLERTGIRPTLELNGIWGGYTGEGAKTVLPSKAFAKISMRLVPNQNSSKIARLFEKHFVAIAPKSVKVKVTEHHGGEPVVTPTDSEAYKAAAMALEESFGIKPIPTRGGGSIPIIALFEKVLGLKTVLMGFGLDSDNIHSPNEHFGLENYYKGIETIPLFYKNYAQLKKNAS
- the trmD gene encoding tRNA (guanosine(37)-N1)-methyltransferase TrmD, producing the protein MRIDIISVVPELLHSPFSHSILKRSREKNLLEVNLIDLRVFGSGNYKQVDDYAFGGGAGMVLMAEPLANCIESLTSVTSYDEVIYLTPDGTTLHQKIANQLSLKENLLLICGHYKGIDQRIRDLYVTQEISIGDYVLSGGELAAAVLVDSIGRLIPGVLNDETSALTDSFQDQLLAPPVYTRPAEFKGLKVPDVLLSGHEAKIAEWRFEESIKRTKERRPDLLTDTDMV
- a CDS encoding DUF2490 domain-containing protein, with product MSKLLVLSISISWVSLLSGQQTYLGNWFQYVGNNGFSKNWNWLNEVQYRNYNFIGDLEQFLVRTGIGYNLTPQNNQLLMGYAFIQSKPYLNGTDERIQTQEHRLFQQFVTRQNFGRFFITHRYRFEQRFLEEEFRTRFRYLFWLQIPLNTPNITQKSVYISAFNELFIHGNGKLYDRNRLYAAVGYGINHFIRLELGVMSQIFQTNSRPQLQIALFNNLQLFKIQ
- a CDS encoding FKBP-type peptidyl-prolyl cis-trans isomerase, translated to MDTFSYSLGVLFGNSLKQQGIEKISSSDLTEALETMLAGKDPKINMKDASEFYSKTISKLQEKQHEGNKMEGEKFLEVNAKKPGIITTASGLQYEVLTMGTGPKPTANDKVKTHYHGTLINGKVFDSSVDRGEPISFPLSNVIKGWTEALQLMPVGSKFRLFIPYQLAYGEKGAGGDIKPYSALIFEVELLGIE